One part of the Vitis riparia cultivar Riparia Gloire de Montpellier isolate 1030 chromosome 8, EGFV_Vit.rip_1.0, whole genome shotgun sequence genome encodes these proteins:
- the LOC117919749 gene encoding cytokinin riboside 5'-monophosphate phosphoribohydrolase LOG3 isoform X1 codes for MEIEAEVEQSKFKRICVFCGSSQGKKTSYQDAAIQLGKELVSRNIDLVYGGGSIGLMGLVSQAVHNGGRHVIGVIPKTLMPRELTGVTVGEVKAVADMHQRKAEMAKHSDAFIALPGGYGTLEELLEVIAWAQLGIHDKPVGLLNVDGYYNSLLSFIDKAVEEGFISPSARHIIVSAPTAVELVKKLEEYVPSHQGVASKLSWEMEQLDYPEEYDISS; via the exons ATGGAGATTGAAGCTGAAGTGGAGCAGTCTAAATTCAAGAGGATTTGCGTGTTCTGCGGGAGTAGCCAGGGGAAAAAGACTAGCTATCAGGATGCTGCTATTCAGCTTGGCAAAGAATTG GTCTCAAGGAACATTGATTTGGTCTACGGAGGGGGTAGCATAGGCCTGATGGGTTTGGTTTCTCAAGCTGTTCACAATGGTGGCCGTCATGTTATTGG AGTTATTCCCAAGACGCTCATGCCTCGAGAG CTAACTGGTGTAACAGTGGGGGAAGTGAAGGCAGTTGCAGATATGCATCAAAGGAAAGCAGAGATGGCTAAGCATTCAGATGCCTTTATTGCCTTACCAG GAGGTTATGGTACCCTTGAGGAGCTACTTGAAGTGATAGCCTGGGCTCAACTTGGGATTCATGATAAGCCA GTGGGATTGCTGAATGTGGATGGATACTACAACTCCTTACTgtcatttattgacaaagccGTGGAAGAAGGTTTCATTAGTCCCAGTGCCCGCCACATTATTGTATCTGCCCCAACAGCAGTGGAGTTGGTGAAGAAATTGGAG GAGTACGTCCCAAGCCATCAGGGGGTTGCTTCAAAGTTGAGCTGGGAGATGGAGCAGCTTGATTATCCTGAAGAATATGATATCTCTAGTTGA
- the LOC117919749 gene encoding cytokinin riboside 5'-monophosphate phosphoribohydrolase LOG3 isoform X2 → MEIEAEVEQSKFKRICVFCGSSQGKKTSYQDAAIQLGKELLTGVTVGEVKAVADMHQRKAEMAKHSDAFIALPGGYGTLEELLEVIAWAQLGIHDKPVGLLNVDGYYNSLLSFIDKAVEEGFISPSARHIIVSAPTAVELVKKLEEYVPSHQGVASKLSWEMEQLDYPEEYDISS, encoded by the exons ATGGAGATTGAAGCTGAAGTGGAGCAGTCTAAATTCAAGAGGATTTGCGTGTTCTGCGGGAGTAGCCAGGGGAAAAAGACTAGCTATCAGGATGCTGCTATTCAGCTTGGCAAAGAATTG CTAACTGGTGTAACAGTGGGGGAAGTGAAGGCAGTTGCAGATATGCATCAAAGGAAAGCAGAGATGGCTAAGCATTCAGATGCCTTTATTGCCTTACCAG GAGGTTATGGTACCCTTGAGGAGCTACTTGAAGTGATAGCCTGGGCTCAACTTGGGATTCATGATAAGCCA GTGGGATTGCTGAATGTGGATGGATACTACAACTCCTTACTgtcatttattgacaaagccGTGGAAGAAGGTTTCATTAGTCCCAGTGCCCGCCACATTATTGTATCTGCCCCAACAGCAGTGGAGTTGGTGAAGAAATTGGAG GAGTACGTCCCAAGCCATCAGGGGGTTGCTTCAAAGTTGAGCTGGGAGATGGAGCAGCTTGATTATCCTGAAGAATATGATATCTCTAGTTGA